One region of Syntrophobacter fumaroxidans MPOB genomic DNA includes:
- the rpmE gene encoding 50S ribosomal protein L31 encodes MKEGIHPVYHETVIRCACGAEIPTGSTKKEIRVEICSKCHPFYTGKQKLVDSAGRIERFRRKYEKFQKKETPESTE; translated from the coding sequence ATGAAGGAAGGCATACATCCGGTATACCATGAAACGGTGATTCGATGCGCATGCGGGGCGGAAATTCCCACGGGTTCCACAAAAAAGGAGATCCGGGTCGAAATCTGTTCCAAGTGCCATCCGTTCTACACCGGCAAACAGAAACTGGTCGATTCCGCGGGGCGAATCGAAAGATTCCGCCGCAAATACGAAAAGTTCCAAAAGAAGGAAACTCCGGAATCAACCGAATAA
- the murA gene encoding UDP-N-acetylglucosamine 1-carboxyvinyltransferase, with the protein MDKLVIEGGVPLRGEVSISGAKNAALPLMAASLLACGKHSFTNVPRLRDIHTMCNLLGHMGASSEHGATLNIDSGNIRALEAPYRLVKTMRASVLVLGPMLARHGFARVSLPGGCAIGARPINLHLSGLQEMGADIELEHGYVVARADRLRGATIIFDLVTVTGTENLMMAATLARGRTILKNTAREPEVVALADYLRKMGARIEGDGSSEIVVDGVEELTPSTFRVIPDRIEAGTYIAAAGITGGCLRLTNCEPAHLEAVIQKLRAAGLTIETGEGIVDVQSNGPIRSVDIKTWPYPAFPTDMQAQFMSLMTLGNGVSLITEQIFENRFMHVLELKRLGADIELDGRNARVCGVSHLSGAPVMATDLRASASLVLAALAATGVTEITRIYHLERGYEDMDGKLSAVGARIRRQVNGS; encoded by the coding sequence ATGGATAAACTCGTGATCGAGGGCGGCGTCCCCCTGCGGGGAGAGGTCTCCATCAGCGGAGCCAAGAACGCCGCCCTCCCCCTCATGGCGGCTTCCCTTCTGGCGTGCGGCAAGCATTCCTTCACCAACGTCCCTCGGCTCAGAGACATTCACACCATGTGCAATCTCCTCGGACACATGGGGGCGTCGAGCGAGCACGGCGCGACGCTGAACATTGATTCCGGCAACATTCGTGCGCTGGAGGCGCCTTATCGCCTGGTCAAGACCATGCGCGCTTCCGTTTTGGTTCTTGGACCCATGCTGGCCCGCCACGGCTTCGCCCGAGTGTCCCTTCCCGGCGGGTGTGCCATCGGAGCCCGCCCCATCAACCTTCACCTCAGCGGCCTGCAAGAGATGGGGGCGGACATCGAACTGGAGCACGGTTATGTCGTCGCCAGGGCGGACCGGCTCCGGGGCGCGACCATCATCTTCGATCTCGTGACCGTGACCGGAACCGAGAATCTCATGATGGCGGCAACGCTCGCTCGAGGCCGGACCATTCTGAAGAATACGGCCCGCGAGCCGGAAGTCGTGGCTCTGGCGGACTATCTGCGAAAAATGGGAGCAAGAATTGAAGGCGACGGGTCTTCCGAGATCGTTGTTGACGGGGTGGAAGAGCTCACCCCCTCGACATTCAGAGTGATTCCGGATCGCATCGAAGCCGGGACCTATATCGCGGCGGCGGGGATTACGGGCGGGTGTTTGCGGCTGACCAACTGTGAACCGGCGCATCTCGAAGCCGTCATTCAGAAGCTGCGGGCCGCCGGCCTGACCATCGAAACCGGCGAGGGCATCGTGGACGTTCAGAGCAACGGTCCGATCCGGAGCGTGGACATCAAGACATGGCCCTATCCGGCTTTTCCCACCGACATGCAGGCCCAGTTCATGTCGCTCATGACTCTGGGAAACGGTGTCAGCCTGATCACGGAGCAAATCTTCGAGAACAGGTTCATGCATGTCCTGGAGCTCAAGAGGCTGGGAGCCGACATCGAACTGGACGGCAGAAACGCGCGGGTGTGCGGAGTCTCCCACCTGTCGGGCGCCCCGGTGATGGCCACCGACCTGCGCGCTTCCGCGTCGCTGGTGCTTGCGGCGCTGGCGGCGACGGGCGTCACGGAAATCACGCGAATCTATCACCTGGAGCGGGGATACGAGGACATGGACGGCAAGCTCTCCGCGGTGGGAGCCAGGATCCGGCGTCAGGTCAACGGGAGCTGA
- the prfA gene encoding peptide chain release factor 1, whose protein sequence is MFDRLESVAQKFRKLEEDLSNPELLANQKEYQKIAREHAEIAPIVEAYGLYKGLHRQLLDNQQLLEQETDPEMRELFRQEIAELKRQIEDTENGLKLMLAPRDPNDDKNVILEIRAGTGGEEAALFVSDLFRMYTRYAELRRWKVEILDSHQTGIGGLKEVIAAVNGQGAYSRLKFERGVHRVQRVPVTESQGRIHTSAVTVAVLPEAEEVDVYIDPNDLRVDVFRSSGPGGQSVNTTDSAVRVTHIPSGLVVICQDEKSQHKNKAKALKVLRARLLDQMQSEQEARIARDRKSQVGTGDRSERIRTYNFPQNRVSDHRINLTLYKLDIILGGALDEIIDPLSTHFQAEALRREE, encoded by the coding sequence ATGTTCGACCGTTTGGAAAGTGTCGCTCAAAAGTTCCGCAAGCTCGAGGAAGACCTCAGTAATCCCGAACTGTTGGCAAATCAGAAAGAATACCAGAAGATCGCCAGGGAACATGCCGAGATCGCTCCGATTGTGGAAGCTTACGGACTTTACAAGGGCCTCCATCGACAACTCCTCGACAACCAGCAACTCCTCGAACAGGAAACCGACCCGGAGATGCGTGAGCTGTTCCGGCAGGAGATCGCCGAGCTGAAGAGGCAGATCGAGGACACCGAAAACGGTCTCAAGCTCATGCTTGCGCCCAGGGATCCCAATGACGACAAGAACGTGATTCTCGAGATCCGGGCTGGAACCGGCGGTGAAGAAGCGGCCCTGTTCGTTTCCGATTTGTTCCGGATGTATACCCGCTACGCCGAGTTGCGCCGCTGGAAGGTGGAAATACTCGACAGCCATCAGACAGGCATCGGAGGCCTCAAGGAAGTGATCGCCGCGGTCAACGGACAGGGCGCTTACAGCCGTCTGAAGTTCGAACGCGGGGTTCACCGGGTGCAGAGAGTCCCGGTCACCGAAAGCCAGGGTCGAATCCACACCTCCGCGGTCACGGTGGCGGTGCTGCCCGAAGCCGAAGAAGTGGACGTCTACATCGACCCCAACGATCTGCGGGTGGATGTGTTCCGCTCATCCGGCCCCGGGGGCCAGAGCGTCAACACGACGGACTCCGCGGTTCGTGTCACGCACATTCCCTCAGGCCTGGTGGTGATCTGCCAGGATGAGAAATCGCAGCACAAGAACAAGGCCAAGGCGCTCAAGGTGCTTCGAGCCCGCCTGCTCGATCAGATGCAGAGCGAACAGGAGGCCCGCATCGCCCGGGATCGCAAGAGTCAAGTGGGAACGGGGGACCGCAGCGAACGCATCCGCACTTACAACTTTCCGCAGAATCGTGTGTCCGACCACCGGATCAACCTTACCCTTTACAAGCTGGACATCATCCTGGGCGGGGCGCTGGATGAAATCATCGACCCGTTGAGCACTCATTTCCAGGCGGAAGCCCTCAGGCGTGAAGAGTGA
- the prmC gene encoding peptide chain release factor N(5)-glutamine methyltransferase codes for MKSDGRYGTGVGIVQDCGMMDETWTILKVLQWTTGFFSRKGIDQPRANAEVLLAHVLDTERIQLYLRYDQPLGSAELARYREAIRRRASCEPTQYITGRQEFWSLELEVGPAVLIPRPETEVLVEKALELLPGTRARVLDIGTGSGAIAVSLATERKDLTVVATDRSPGALEIARRNAVRHKVEDRVWLAAMDLFSAFLPAVPVFDLIVANPPYIGDFEFAALPREIAEHEPVEALRGGVDGLDVIRKILAEAPFFLKPGGSLLIEIGKGQDEMLPLVPDNSRIDTCGFIRDYSGVLRVMHCRANG; via the coding sequence GTGAAGAGTGACGGCCGGTACGGCACGGGCGTCGGCATCGTCCAGGACTGCGGCATGATGGACGAAACCTGGACCATCCTGAAGGTGCTCCAATGGACCACGGGCTTTTTCAGCCGCAAGGGAATCGACCAGCCCAGGGCAAACGCCGAAGTGCTCCTGGCCCATGTGCTTGACACCGAACGCATTCAGCTCTACCTCCGCTATGACCAGCCCCTCGGCTCCGCCGAGCTCGCCCGGTACCGTGAAGCGATCAGGCGTCGAGCCTCCTGCGAGCCCACTCAATACATCACGGGGCGCCAGGAGTTCTGGTCCCTGGAATTGGAAGTCGGACCGGCGGTATTGATTCCCCGGCCGGAGACCGAAGTGCTCGTCGAAAAGGCGCTGGAGCTGCTGCCCGGCACGCGGGCACGGGTTTTGGACATCGGCACCGGGTCCGGCGCCATCGCCGTATCACTGGCTACGGAACGCAAAGACCTCACCGTCGTGGCCACCGACAGATCCCCCGGAGCGCTGGAGATTGCCAGGCGCAATGCCGTTCGGCACAAGGTGGAAGACCGGGTTTGGCTGGCGGCCATGGACCTGTTCAGCGCTTTCCTGCCGGCCGTCCCCGTTTTCGATCTTATCGTCGCCAACCCACCTTATATCGGCGACTTCGAATTCGCCGCGCTCCCTCGCGAGATCGCCGAACACGAGCCCGTGGAGGCCCTGCGCGGCGGAGTCGACGGACTCGACGTCATCCGGAAAATCCTGGCCGAAGCCCCCTTTTTTCTCAAACCCGGAGGGTCCCTGCTCATCGAAATCGGCAAGGGACAGGACGAAATGCTTCCCCTGGTGCCCGATAATTCTCGCATTGACACCTGCGGCTTTATCAGGGATTATTCTGGCGTTTTGAGAGTGATGCACTGTAGAGCGAACGGGTGA
- the rho gene encoding transcription termination factor Rho, protein MNLVELKSKNIRELMTIAKALNIEGASSMRKQELIFALLQAQAEMSGLIYGEGVLEILPDGFGFLRSQNYNYLPGPDDIYVSPSQIRRFNLRTGDSVSGQIRPPKDNERYFALLKVEAVNYEDPDVARDKILFDNLTPLYPDRRVRLESIADNLSTRVMDLLTPIGFGQRGLIVAQPRTGKTMLLQNIANAVTVNHKEAYLIVLLIDERPEEVTDMQRNVRAEVVSSTFDEPPQRHVQVAEMVSEKAKRLVEHKRDVVILLDSITRLARAYNSVVPPSGKILSGGLDSNALHRPKRFFGAARNVEQGGSLTIIATALIDTGSRMDEVIFEEFKGTGNMEIVLDRKLADRRIFPAIDINKSGTRKEELLLPSDDLNRIWILRKLLSPLNPIDAMEFLLDKMQGTKNNADFLASMNR, encoded by the coding sequence ATGAACCTGGTCGAGCTGAAAAGCAAGAACATCAGGGAACTGATGACGATTGCCAAGGCGCTGAACATAGAGGGAGCGAGTTCCATGCGCAAGCAGGAACTGATCTTCGCTCTGCTGCAGGCCCAGGCCGAGATGAGTGGATTGATCTACGGGGAAGGCGTGCTGGAAATCCTTCCGGACGGGTTCGGTTTCTTGAGGAGCCAGAACTACAACTACCTGCCCGGTCCCGACGACATCTATGTTTCGCCGTCCCAAATCCGACGTTTCAACCTGCGGACGGGCGACAGCGTTTCCGGGCAAATTCGCCCCCCCAAGGACAACGAACGCTATTTTGCCTTGCTCAAGGTGGAGGCCGTCAACTACGAGGATCCGGATGTCGCGCGGGACAAAATCCTCTTCGACAACCTCACCCCGCTTTACCCGGATCGCCGCGTCAGGCTGGAAAGCATCGCCGACAACCTGTCCACTCGGGTCATGGACCTGCTGACTCCCATCGGTTTCGGACAGCGCGGCCTGATTGTCGCGCAGCCGCGAACCGGTAAAACCATGCTGCTGCAAAACATCGCCAACGCCGTCACCGTCAATCACAAGGAAGCCTATCTCATCGTGCTGCTCATCGATGAGCGCCCTGAGGAAGTGACGGACATGCAGCGCAACGTGCGCGCCGAGGTGGTCAGTTCCACCTTCGACGAACCGCCCCAGCGACACGTGCAGGTGGCCGAAATGGTGAGCGAGAAGGCCAAGCGCCTGGTCGAACACAAGCGCGACGTGGTCATTCTGCTGGACAGCATCACGAGGCTGGCTCGCGCGTACAACAGCGTTGTCCCGCCGAGCGGGAAGATCCTTTCCGGAGGTCTCGATTCGAACGCGCTCCACCGGCCGAAACGCTTCTTCGGAGCGGCACGCAACGTGGAACAGGGAGGCAGCCTCACCATCATCGCCACGGCCCTCATCGACACCGGCAGCCGAATGGACGAAGTGATTTTCGAAGAATTCAAGGGCACCGGCAACATGGAGATCGTGCTCGACCGCAAGCTGGCCGACCGCCGCATCTTCCCGGCCATCGACATCAACAAGTCCGGGACCCGCAAGGAAGAGCTCCTGTTGCCTTCCGACGACCTGAACCGAATCTGGATCCTGCGCAAGCTCCTGTCCCCCCTGAACCCTATCGACGCCATGGAGTTTCTGCTGGACAAGATGCAGGGGACCAAGAACAACGCGGATTTTCTGGCTTCAATGAACCGCTGA